The Elaeis guineensis isolate ETL-2024a chromosome 14, EG11, whole genome shotgun sequence genome has a segment encoding these proteins:
- the LOC105056957 gene encoding guanosine nucleotide diphosphate dissociation inhibitor At5g09550, translated as MDEEYDVIVLGTGLKECILSGLLSVDGLKVLHMDRNDYYGGESTSLNLVQLWKRLKGNDNHPEQLGSSKEYNVDMIPKFMMANGALVRVLIHTGVTKYLNFKAVDGSFVYNKGKIYKVPATDVEALKSTLMGLFEKRRARKLFIYVQDYEDNDPKSHEGLDLNKVKTKELMAKYGLEDNTVDFIGHALALHRDDSYLDEPAIDTVKRMKLYAESLARFQGGSPYIYPLYGLGELPQGFARLSAVYGGTYMLNKPECKVEFDANGKAHGVTSEGETARCKKVVCDPSYLPDKVKKVGRVARAICIMSHPIPNTNDSHSVQIILPQKQIERKSDMYVFCCSYTHNVAPKGKYIAFVSTEAETDQPEVELKPGIDLLGSVDEIFFDIYDRYEPINKHDEDNCFISTSYDATTHFESTVQDVISMYSRITGKELDLTVDLSAASAAPEDA; from the exons ATGGATGAGGAGTACGATGTAATTGTTCTTGGGACGGGCCTCAAAGAATGCATCCTCAGCGGTCTTCTATCCGTCGACGGACTCAAG GTCCTTCATATGGACAGGAATGACTATTATGGCGGGGAGTCAACTTCCCTAAACCTTGTTCAG CTGTGGAAGCGACTGAAGGGCAATGATAACCATCCAGAACAACTGGGTTCAAGCAAGGAGTACAACGTTGACATGATCCCCAAG TTCATGATGGCCAATGGTGCTCTGGTCCGTGTTCTTATTCACACTGGCGTCACAAAATATTTAAACTTCAAGGCTGTTGATGGTAGCTTTGTATACAACAAAGGGAAG ATCTACAAAGTGCCAGCTACTGATGTCGAAGCATTGAAATCCACATTGATGGGTCTTTTTGAAAAACGTCGTGCCCGAAAGCTTTTCATTTATGTACAAGATTATGAGGATAATGATCCAAAATCTCATGAAGGCCTGGATCTCAACAAAGTTAAAACCAAAGAGCTTATGGC CAAATATGGGTTAGAGGACAACACAGTTGATTTTATTGGGCATGCATTGGCACTTCATAGAGATGATAGCTACCTTGATGAGCCTGCAATTGATACTGTGAAGAGAATGAAG CTTTATGCAGAATCTTTGGCACGCTTTCAAGGAGGATCTCCTTATATCTATCCACTATATGGGTTGGGAGAGCTTCCCCAG GGTTTTGCTCGTCTTAGTGCAGTTTATGGTGGAACCTACATGCTCAACAAGCCAGAATGCAAG GTAGAGTTTGATGCAAACGGAAAAGCTCATGGTGTGACGTCTGAGGGGGAAACAGCTAGATGCAAGAAAGTAGTTTGTGACCCTTCATACTTGCCTGATAAG GTTAAAAAGGTTGGAAGAGTAGCACGCGCTATATGCATAATGAGTCATCCCATTCCAAATACCAATGATTCACACTCAGTGCAGATCATCCTGCCACAGAAACAAATAGAGCGTAAATCAGACAT GTACGTGTTTTGTTGCTCTTACACTCACAATGTAGCCCCCAAAGGGAAATATATTGCTTTTGTCTCAACTGAAGCTGAAACTGACCAACCTGAGGTAGAACTGAAGCCTGGGATTGATTTACTTGGATCTGTGGACGAGATCTTTTTTGATATTTATGACAGATATGAACCTATCAACAAGCATGATGAGGACAATTGCTTCATATCTACA AGTTATGATGCAACGACGCACTTTGAGTCAACAGTACAGGATGTGATCTCCATGTACAGTAGGATAACTGGGAAG GAGCTTGATTTGACCGTGGATCTGAGTGCTGCCAGTGCTGCTCCTGAAGATGCTTAG